A genomic stretch from Chloroflexota bacterium includes:
- the rplC gene encoding 50S ribosomal protein L3: MPAGLIGRKLGMTRIFGDDGSVVPVSVIEATPNSVTRLRTTERDGYAALQVGAGSAKRLSKPVAGQFKELDKELQQPRQVREFRVESTDGYELGQRIDVTLFAPGDLVDVTGVSKGHGFTGTIARHHFKRGPKTHGSTNIRQPGSIGAGTTPGRVFRGTKMGGHMGDDRVTVKKMQVVKIDAERNLILVKGAVPGARNAVLLVQKAK, from the coding sequence GTGCCGGCAGGATTGATCGGGCGCAAGCTCGGGATGACACGGATCTTCGGTGACGACGGGAGCGTCGTGCCGGTGAGCGTCATCGAGGCGACGCCCAACAGCGTCACGCGGCTCCGCACGACGGAGCGGGACGGCTATGCCGCGCTGCAGGTCGGCGCCGGCTCGGCCAAGCGGCTGAGCAAGCCGGTTGCCGGCCAGTTCAAGGAGCTCGACAAGGAGCTGCAGCAACCGCGCCAGGTCCGCGAGTTCCGGGTCGAGTCGACCGACGGCTACGAGCTCGGTCAGCGGATCGACGTCACCCTCTTCGCGCCCGGAGACCTGGTGGACGTGACCGGCGTCAGCAAGGGCCACGGATTCACCGGCACCATCGCCCGGCACCACTTCAAGCGCGGCCCCAAGACGCACGGCTCGACCAACATTCGCCAGCCGGGGTCGATCGGGGCCGGCACCACGCCGGGCCGCGTCTTCCGCGGGACCAAGATGGGTGGCCACATGGGCGACGACCGGGTGACCGTCAAGAAGATGCAGGTCGTCAAGATCGACGCCGAGCGCAACCTGATCCTGGTCAAGGGTGCGGTCCCGGGTGCCCGCAACGCCGTCCTGCTCGTCCAGAAGGCGAAGTGA
- the rplB gene encoding 50S ribosomal protein L2 produces MPLRNYRPTSPGLRQMTRSTFDEITADEPHKPLTERLVRKAGRNSQGRLTVRHQGAGHKRLYRVIDWKRDKFGVPATIATVEYDPNRSARIGLLHYADGDKRYMLMPHGLGVGDVVVSGADAEARVGNALPLGRMPLGTQIHNVEMVAGRGGQIVRSAGSSAQLLAKEGEMATIRLPSGEVRRVRAECMATVGQVSNLDHENQNIGKAGRSRHMGRRPEVRGVVMNPRDHPHGGGEGKSPTGMPPKTPWGKPAMGLRTRKNKTTGKMIIRRRYGRG; encoded by the coding sequence ATGCCACTTCGCAACTATCGACCCACCAGCCCGGGGCTGCGCCAGATGACGCGTTCGACCTTCGACGAGATCACCGCCGATGAGCCGCACAAGCCCCTGACTGAGCGCCTCGTGCGCAAGGCGGGTCGCAACAGCCAGGGCAGGCTGACGGTCCGCCACCAGGGCGCCGGTCACAAGCGGCTGTACCGCGTGATCGACTGGAAGCGCGACAAGTTCGGCGTCCCCGCCACCATCGCCACGGTCGAGTACGACCCGAACCGCTCGGCACGCATCGGCCTGCTGCACTACGCCGATGGCGACAAGCGCTACATGCTCATGCCCCATGGCCTGGGCGTCGGCGACGTGGTCGTCTCCGGAGCCGATGCGGAGGCGCGGGTCGGGAACGCCCTTCCGCTGGGACGGATGCCGCTTGGCACCCAGATCCACAACGTGGAGATGGTCGCCGGACGCGGCGGACAGATCGTGCGCAGCGCAGGGAGCAGCGCCCAGCTGCTCGCCAAGGAGGGGGAGATGGCCACCATCCGACTGCCCTCCGGCGAGGTGCGGCGGGTTCGCGCTGAGTGCATGGCCACGGTCGGCCAGGTGAGCAACCTGGATCACGAGAACCAGAACATCGGCAAGGCGGGACGCAGCCGCCACATGGGCCGCCGGCCCGAGGTGCGCGGCGTGGTCATGAACCCGCGTGACCATCCGCATGGCGGCGGCGAGGGCAAGTCCCCGACCGGCATGCCGCCCAAGACGCCGTGGGGCAAGCCCGCCATGGGCCTGCGCACCCGCAAGAACAAGACGACCGGCAAGATGATCATCCGTCGTCGCTATGGACGAGGTTAG
- the tuf gene encoding elongation factor Tu, whose translation MAKQKFDRSKPHVNVGTIGHVDHGKTTLTAAITKYLALQGGADFRAFDSIDNAPEEKQRGITIAISHVEYQTAARHYAHVDCPGHADYIKNMITGAAQMDGAILVVSAADGPMPQTREHILLARQVEVPSLVVYLNKVDMVDDEMLIDLVEMEVRELLSKYDFPGDDIPVIRGSALKALESTSTDQDAPEYASIKELMDAVDNYIPTPVREVDKPFLMPIEDVFGIKGRGTVATGRIERGVVHTSDTVELVGIHAKSRQLVVTGVEMFKKTLDEGQAGDNVGLLLRGIEREELERGQVMAKPNSVKPGTKFKAEVLVLTKEEGGRHTPFYAGYRPQFYLRTTDVTGAISMPPGVEMIMPGDNVNIDVELITPIAIEQGQRFAIREGGHTVGAGVITALVG comes from the coding sequence ATGGCAAAGCAGAAGTTCGACCGAAGCAAGCCGCACGTCAACGTCGGGACCATCGGTCACGTCGATCACGGCAAGACGACCCTGACCGCGGCGATCACCAAGTACCTGGCCCTGCAGGGCGGTGCCGACTTCCGCGCCTTCGATTCGATCGATAACGCTCCGGAGGAGAAGCAGCGCGGAATCACGATCGCCATCAGCCACGTGGAGTACCAGACGGCGGCGCGCCACTACGCGCACGTCGACTGCCCGGGGCACGCGGACTACATCAAGAACATGATCACCGGCGCCGCGCAGATGGACGGCGCCATCCTGGTCGTGTCGGCCGCCGACGGTCCCATGCCCCAGACGCGTGAGCACATCCTGCTCGCCCGCCAGGTGGAGGTTCCGTCGCTGGTCGTGTACCTCAACAAGGTCGACATGGTCGACGACGAGATGCTGATCGACCTGGTCGAGATGGAGGTCCGCGAGCTCCTCAGCAAGTACGACTTCCCCGGTGACGATATCCCGGTCATCCGCGGCTCGGCGCTCAAGGCGCTGGAGTCGACCTCTACCGACCAGGACGCCCCTGAGTACGCCTCCATCAAGGAGCTGATGGACGCCGTCGACAACTACATCCCGACCCCGGTGCGGGAGGTCGACAAGCCCTTCCTGATGCCGATCGAGGACGTGTTCGGGATCAAGGGCCGTGGCACCGTGGCAACCGGCCGCATCGAGCGCGGCGTGGTCCACACCAGCGACACGGTGGAGCTGGTCGGCATCCATGCCAAGAGCCGCCAACTGGTGGTGACCGGCGTCGAGATGTTCAAGAAGACGCTCGACGAGGGGCAGGCGGGCGACAACGTCGGCCTGCTGCTGCGAGGCATCGAGCGCGAGGAGCTCGAGCGTGGCCAGGTGATGGCCAAGCCGAACAGCGTCAAGCCCGGCACCAAGTTCAAGGCCGAGGTGCTCGTCCTGACCAAGGAGGAGGGCGGTCGCCACACGCCGTTCTACGCCGGCTACCGTCCGCAGTTCTACCTGCGCACCACCGACGTGACAGGCGCCATCTCGATGCCGCCGGGCGTGGAGATGATCATGCCAGGCGACAACGTGAACATCGATGTCGAGCTGATCACCCCGATTGCCATCGAGCAGGGTCAGCGATTCGCCATCCGCGAGGGCGGGCACACTGTCGGCGCGGGCGTGATCACGGCGTTGGTCGGCTAA
- the rpsJ gene encoding 30S ribosomal protein S10 — protein MAKQRIRIRLKAYDHKLLDQSAEQIVETATRTGAGIAGPVPLPTRIEKFTVIRGPFVHKDGREQFEIRTHKRLIDIIDPSTKTVDALMRLSLAAGVDIEIKM, from the coding sequence ATGGCCAAACAGCGCATCCGCATCCGGCTCAAGGCGTACGACCACAAGCTGCTCGACCAGTCGGCCGAGCAGATCGTGGAGACGGCTACGCGGACCGGCGCCGGCATCGCGGGGCCGGTGCCGTTGCCGACCCGGATCGAGAAGTTCACCGTCATCCGCGGCCCGTTCGTCCACAAGGACGGCCGGGAGCAGTTCGAGATCCGGACGCACAAGCGGCTGATCGACATCATCGATCCGTCGACCAAGACGGTGGATGCGCTGATGCGGCTGAGCCTGGCAGCAGGCGTTGACATCGAAATCAAGATGTGA
- the rpmC gene encoding 50S ribosomal protein L29 encodes MDINEIRGLSDLDLQSALVDAKQELWKIRFDLATRQEKNYSRLPATRKRIARILTVMTERQHAADDAAADDAATAVEKAS; translated from the coding sequence ATGGATATCAACGAGATCCGGGGGCTGTCGGACCTCGACCTGCAGAGCGCGCTGGTCGACGCCAAACAGGAGCTCTGGAAGATCCGCTTCGACCTGGCCACCCGCCAGGAGAAGAACTACAGCCGCCTGCCGGCGACCCGGAAGCGGATCGCCCGCATCCTGACCGTGATGACCGAACGACAGCACGCGGCGGATGACGCAGCGGCGGACGATGCGGCGACTGCCGTCGAGAAGGCCAGCTGA
- the rpsS gene encoding 30S ribosomal protein S19 — MSRSVKKGPFVDARLLGRIEEMNKRNERKVLKTWSRPSVIFPSMIGHTIAVHDGRRHVPVFVTENMVGHRLGEFAPTRHYRGHGKATDRSTALK, encoded by the coding sequence ATGAGCCGTTCCGTCAAGAAGGGACCCTTCGTCGATGCCCGCCTCCTCGGCCGGATCGAGGAGATGAACAAGCGCAACGAGCGCAAGGTGCTGAAGACCTGGTCGCGCCCCAGCGTGATCTTCCCGTCGATGATCGGGCACACCATCGCCGTGCACGACGGCAGGCGCCACGTGCCCGTCTTCGTCACCGAGAACATGGTCGGGCATCGGCTCGGCGAGTTCGCGCCCACCCGCCATTACCGCGGCCATGGCAAGGCCACCGATCGCTCCACCGCGTTGAAGTAG
- the fusA gene encoding elongation factor G, producing the protein MAQAYPLEKTRNIGIIAHIDAGKTTVSERILFYTKKIYKLGEVHEGAATMDWMEQEQERGITITAAATTCFWRDHRINLIDTPGHVDFTVEVERSLRVLDGAVVVFDGVAGVEPQSETVWRQADRYVVPRFCFVNKLDRTGADFWRVVDMIRERLGATAVPVQLPIGTEGAFRGVIDLLEMQAITYGNDLGDLVEVGEIPAELAEDAATWRDKLVEAVADLDDDIAHRFLEGQEVDADALRRALRAGTLASKIIPVLCGSALKNKGVQPMLDAVIEYLPSPLDVAAVIGTDPRNGEQVTRHADPAEPFAALAFKIAADPFVGKLAFFRVYSGTLKSGSYVYNATKGEKERIGRLIELHANHREEIESVSAGDIAAAVGLKTTFTGDTLCDESKPIILEAITFPEPVIELAVEPKTKADQDKMAIALQRLGEEDPTFRVSSDEESGQTRIAGMGELHLEVIVDRMLREFKVQANVGRPQVSYRETIRKPVKAEGRFVRQTGGKGQYGHAVLTMEPLERGGGVVFESKVVGGAVPREFWKPIEQGVRDALAGGVVAGFPVIDLKATLIDGSFHEVDSSEMAFKIAGSMAAKDGVAKADPAILEPVMKVEVVAPEEYMGDVIGNLNSKRGHMDGIDERGSARVIRAHVPLAEMFGYATELRSMTQGRATYSMEFSRYSEVPTNLANELIAKSKS; encoded by the coding sequence ATGGCCCAGGCATACCCACTCGAGAAGACCCGCAACATCGGGATCATCGCGCACATCGACGCCGGCAAGACGACCGTCTCCGAGCGGATCCTCTTCTATACCAAGAAGATCTACAAGCTCGGCGAGGTCCACGAGGGCGCCGCCACGATGGACTGGATGGAGCAGGAGCAGGAGCGCGGCATCACCATCACGGCCGCAGCCACGACCTGCTTCTGGCGGGATCATCGTATCAACTTGATTGACACGCCCGGCCACGTGGATTTCACGGTCGAGGTCGAGCGCAGCCTTCGCGTGCTCGATGGCGCGGTCGTCGTGTTCGATGGCGTGGCGGGCGTTGAGCCACAGTCGGAGACGGTCTGGCGTCAGGCCGATCGTTATGTGGTGCCGCGCTTCTGCTTCGTCAACAAGCTCGACCGCACCGGCGCCGACTTCTGGCGTGTGGTGGACATGATCCGCGAGCGCCTGGGCGCCACCGCCGTCCCGGTGCAGCTGCCGATCGGCACCGAGGGCGCATTCCGCGGCGTGATCGACCTGCTCGAGATGCAGGCGATCACCTACGGCAATGACCTGGGCGACCTGGTGGAGGTCGGCGAGATCCCCGCCGAGCTGGCCGAAGACGCGGCCACGTGGCGCGACAAGCTGGTCGAGGCGGTCGCCGACCTCGACGACGACATCGCGCATCGGTTCCTGGAGGGGCAGGAGGTGGATGCCGACGCCCTGCGCCGCGCTCTGCGCGCCGGCACCCTGGCCTCGAAGATCATCCCGGTCCTGTGCGGCTCCGCCCTCAAGAACAAGGGTGTCCAGCCGATGCTCGACGCGGTGATCGAATACCTCCCCTCGCCGCTCGACGTGGCGGCGGTGATCGGTACCGACCCGCGCAACGGGGAGCAGGTGACCCGCCACGCCGATCCGGCCGAGCCGTTCGCGGCGCTCGCCTTCAAGATTGCGGCCGACCCGTTCGTCGGCAAGCTGGCATTCTTCCGCGTGTACTCAGGGACGCTCAAGTCCGGCTCATACGTCTACAACGCGACCAAGGGCGAGAAGGAGCGGATCGGTCGACTGATCGAGCTGCACGCCAACCATCGCGAGGAGATCGAGTCGGTCAGCGCCGGCGACATCGCCGCGGCGGTGGGCCTCAAGACGACCTTCACCGGCGACACCCTGTGCGACGAGTCGAAGCCGATCATCCTCGAGGCGATCACCTTCCCCGAGCCCGTCATCGAACTCGCCGTCGAGCCCAAGACCAAGGCCGACCAGGACAAGATGGCGATCGCCCTGCAACGTCTCGGGGAGGAGGACCCGACCTTCCGCGTCAGCAGTGACGAGGAATCGGGCCAGACCCGCATCGCCGGCATGGGCGAGCTGCACCTCGAGGTGATCGTCGACCGCATGCTCCGCGAGTTCAAGGTGCAGGCCAACGTCGGCCGCCCACAGGTCAGCTATCGCGAGACGATCCGCAAGCCGGTGAAGGCCGAGGGTCGCTTCGTGCGCCAGACCGGTGGCAAGGGCCAGTACGGCCACGCCGTCCTGACCATGGAGCCGCTCGAGCGGGGCGGCGGGGTGGTCTTCGAATCCAAGGTCGTCGGCGGCGCGGTGCCGCGTGAGTTCTGGAAGCCGATCGAGCAGGGGGTGCGTGACGCCCTGGCCGGCGGCGTGGTCGCCGGCTTCCCGGTGATCGACCTCAAGGCGACCCTCATCGACGGCTCATTCCACGAGGTCGACTCATCGGAGATGGCGTTCAAGATCGCCGGCTCGATGGCGGCCAAGGACGGCGTCGCGAAGGCCGATCCGGCGATCCTGGAGCCGGTCATGAAGGTCGAGGTGGTCGCCCCCGAGGAATACATGGGCGACGTCATCGGCAACCTGAACAGCAAGCGGGGTCACATGGACGGGATCGACGAGCGAGGCAGCGCGCGCGTCATCCGTGCTCATGTCCCGCTGGCCGAGATGTTCGGCTACGCCACCGAGCTGCGCAGCATGACGCAGGGGCGCGCCACCTATTCGATGGAGTTCTCCCGCTACTCAGAAGTCCCAACCAACCTGGCCAACGAGCTGATCGCGAAGTCCAAGAGCTAA
- the rpsC gene encoding 30S ribosomal protein S3 — MGHKVHPYGFRIGINKPWLAKWYADKDYATLLQEDMKIRALVGKQLANASVSQVEIERGINHVTVTVHSAKPGIVIGKGGQNVELLRTSVGKLTDKKVKLEIKEILQPELDAVLVAQNVAGQLERRIAFRKAVKQTVQRTIKAGAKGVKIQVSGRLGGAEMSRTEWDKEGRIPLGTLRADISYGVVHARTTYGRIGVKVWVYRGDQLGERPGSARTEPREPRQRPSTRTRTKAATPAAAATAAGAAESAPAAGEEA; from the coding sequence ATGGGACACAAGGTTCATCCCTACGGCTTCCGGATCGGCATCAACAAGCCATGGCTGGCGAAGTGGTACGCCGACAAGGACTACGCGACGCTGCTGCAGGAGGACATGAAGATCCGCGCCCTCGTCGGCAAGCAGCTGGCCAACGCCAGCGTCAGCCAGGTCGAGATCGAGCGCGGCATCAACCACGTGACGGTGACAGTGCACTCCGCCAAGCCGGGGATCGTCATCGGCAAGGGCGGGCAGAACGTGGAGTTGCTGCGCACCTCGGTCGGCAAGCTGACCGACAAGAAGGTCAAGCTCGAGATCAAAGAGATCCTGCAGCCGGAGCTCGACGCCGTCCTGGTCGCGCAGAACGTGGCAGGCCAGCTGGAGCGCCGGATCGCCTTCCGCAAGGCCGTCAAGCAGACGGTGCAGCGCACCATCAAGGCCGGCGCCAAGGGGGTCAAGATCCAGGTCTCCGGTCGCCTCGGCGGGGCCGAGATGAGCCGCACCGAATGGGACAAGGAAGGCCGCATCCCGCTGGGGACGCTGCGGGCCGACATCAGCTACGGGGTCGTCCACGCCCGCACCACCTACGGCCGCATCGGCGTCAAGGTATGGGTCTACCGCGGCGACCAGCTCGGCGAGCGACCCGGCTCGGCGCGCACCGAGCCACGCGAGCCGCGACAGCGTCCGAGCACGCGCACCCGGACCAAGGCAGCCACGCCGGCGGCCGCAGCGACCGCTGCCGGGGCCGCCGAATCGGCTCCCGCCGCCGGCGAGGAGGCCTGA
- the rplP gene encoding 50S ribosomal protein L16: MLMPKRVTHRKVQRGRRRGLAKGGTTVSFGEYGLMAEEVCWLTSRQIEAARRAMTHHIKRGGRIWIRVFPDKPVTKKPAEVRMGSGKGAPDHWVAVVKPGRVMFEMSGVPEEIAREAMRLASHKLPIQTRFVAKEGA, translated from the coding sequence ATGTTGATGCCGAAGCGAGTCACACACCGCAAGGTCCAGCGTGGCCGCCGCCGCGGCCTGGCGAAGGGAGGCACCACCGTCAGCTTCGGCGAGTACGGGCTGATGGCCGAGGAGGTCTGCTGGCTCACCAGCCGCCAGATCGAGGCGGCGCGTCGTGCCATGACCCACCACATCAAGCGCGGTGGTCGCATCTGGATCCGAGTCTTCCCCGACAAGCCGGTCACCAAGAAGCCGGCCGAGGTCCGGATGGGATCCGGCAAGGGTGCCCCCGATCACTGGGTCGCGGTGGTCAAGCCCGGCCGCGTGATGTTCGAGATGTCCGGCGTGCCGGAGGAGATCGCTCGCGAGGCGATGCGACTGGCGAGCCACAAGCTGCCGATTCAGACCAGGTTCGTCGCCAAGGAGGGCGCTTGA
- the rplW gene encoding 50S ribosomal protein L23: MTAVSVHDILIRPVISEKSVAQTERNNYTFAVGRDANKFQIKDAVEAEFKVTVLGVRVLWVKPKQKRRGRRTMGTVPGWRKAVVTIAAGQKIELFEAV; this comes from the coding sequence ATGACCGCCGTCAGCGTTCACGACATCCTCATCCGCCCCGTGATCAGCGAGAAGAGCGTCGCCCAGACGGAGCGCAACAACTACACCTTCGCGGTGGGCCGCGACGCCAACAAGTTCCAGATCAAGGACGCCGTCGAGGCCGAGTTCAAGGTGACCGTGCTGGGCGTGCGGGTCCTCTGGGTCAAGCCCAAGCAAAAGCGGCGGGGCCGCCGAACGATGGGCACCGTGCCCGGCTGGCGCAAGGCGGTCGTCACCATCGCCGCCGGACAGAAGATCGAACTCTTCGAGGCCGTGTAA
- the rplV gene encoding 50S ribosomal protein L22: MRVVATAKYIRISPRKVRLVTELITGKPVEEAAAILRFLPNAAARDVAKVLKSATANAENNFNLSADELHVLSATADDGPTLKRFRPRAQGRTFSILKRTSHITVAVADREES; encoded by the coding sequence ATGCGTGTCGTCGCCACCGCCAAGTACATCCGCATCAGCCCGCGCAAGGTGCGCCTGGTGACCGAGCTGATCACTGGCAAGCCGGTCGAGGAGGCTGCCGCCATCCTGCGCTTCCTGCCGAACGCCGCCGCGCGGGACGTGGCCAAGGTCCTCAAGAGCGCGACTGCCAACGCGGAGAACAACTTCAACCTGTCGGCCGATGAGCTGCACGTGCTGAGCGCAACCGCCGACGATGGTCCGACCCTCAAGCGGTTCCGCCCGCGGGCCCAGGGGCGGACCTTCAGCATCCTGAAGCGGACCAGCCACATCACGGTCGCCGTGGCCGATCGAGAGGAGTCCTGA
- the rpsG gene encoding 30S ribosomal protein S7, whose protein sequence is MPRRPTIARKTKYQELLVGTALTLDQFTNKLMHGGKRQLAARILEDALARCEKQAGRSGVEVMELALRNAMPLIEVKPKRVGGSTYQIPVEVRADRRISLGMRWLIDSARKRNGHSMGEKLAAEFVDASNGIGNAVKRREDTHRMAEANKAFSHFKW, encoded by the coding sequence ATGCCCCGCCGTCCGACCATCGCGCGCAAGACCAAGTACCAGGAGCTGCTGGTCGGCACCGCGCTGACCCTCGACCAGTTCACCAACAAGCTGATGCATGGTGGCAAGCGCCAGCTCGCCGCTCGCATCCTCGAGGATGCGCTGGCGCGATGCGAGAAGCAGGCGGGTCGGTCGGGCGTCGAGGTGATGGAGCTGGCCCTGCGCAACGCGATGCCGCTGATCGAGGTCAAGCCCAAGCGGGTCGGTGGCTCCACCTATCAGATCCCGGTCGAGGTACGGGCCGATCGTCGGATCAGCCTCGGCATGCGATGGCTGATCGACTCCGCCCGCAAGCGGAACGGGCACAGCATGGGGGAGAAGCTGGCGGCCGAGTTCGTGGACGCATCGAATGGCATCGGCAACGCCGTCAAGCGCCGCGAGGACACGCATCGGATGGCGGAGGCCAACAAGGCCTTCAGCCACTTCAAGTGGTAA
- the rplD gene encoding 50S ribosomal protein L4: MEQAPILTVTGSEAGRVDLVPSLFAAPVKEALIHHAVVRQLAGQRLGNADTLTRGQVRGGGKKPWRQKGTGRARQGTRSAPQWKGGGVVFGPHPRGYEQRMPAKMRRAALQGVLSAKADDGALRVVEGFGLETMGTKAFAERLVAWKTEGKVLIVLPARDPVVERSCRNLREVRVLLADSLNVVDLLEADTIVFTADALARAQEVYG; the protein is encoded by the coding sequence ATGGAGCAGGCGCCGATCCTCACCGTGACGGGCTCGGAGGCGGGCAGGGTGGACCTCGTCCCCTCGCTCTTTGCCGCGCCCGTGAAGGAGGCCCTCATCCACCACGCCGTGGTCCGCCAACTGGCGGGTCAGCGCCTCGGCAACGCCGACACGCTGACACGCGGCCAGGTCAGGGGCGGCGGCAAGAAGCCCTGGCGCCAGAAGGGGACTGGCCGCGCTCGGCAGGGAACCCGCTCGGCACCGCAGTGGAAGGGTGGCGGCGTCGTCTTCGGTCCGCACCCGCGCGGCTACGAGCAGCGCATGCCGGCCAAGATGCGCCGCGCCGCGCTGCAGGGTGTCCTGAGCGCGAAGGCCGACGATGGGGCGCTGCGGGTCGTCGAGGGATTCGGCCTCGAGACGATGGGGACCAAGGCATTTGCCGAGCGCCTCGTCGCCTGGAAGACGGAGGGCAAGGTGCTGATCGTCCTGCCGGCGCGCGATCCGGTAGTCGAGCGCTCGTGCCGCAACCTGCGCGAGGTGCGCGTCCTGCTGGCCGACAGCCTGAACGTGGTCGACCTGCTGGAGGCCGACACGATCGTCTTCACGGCCGACGCCCTGGCACGCGCGCAGGAGGTGTACGGATGA